A genomic window from Streptomyces sp. MST-110588 includes:
- a CDS encoding AMP-binding protein translates to MRTPMTIADFLDRAELGFSSCAGVVDEPHQPGPPVPVATYGRLGERVRAWQAGLDALGVGEGARVAVVSHNSARLLELLFAVPMSGRICVPVNFRLKPEEVAYVVRQSGSSVLLVDPELEDALSGVKADHRFVLGEQTETELMRFGTEPRPWSDPDEDATATINYTSGTTARPKGVRLTHRNIWVNGVTFGLHTRAWEGDVYLHTLPMFHCNGWGMPYVMAGLGVKQVVLRKVDGAEILRRVEEHGVTLMCGAPAVWNAVLDAAATWEGGIPGRDRVRIVCAGAPPPSKMIQRVEEELGWEFTQIYGLTETSPLLTFNRTRPADTRLPAAERARKLSRAGLPALGVKLRVSGSGEVLARANVVLDGYWDKPEETAAALEDGWFHTGDGGVIDDADGHLTISDRKKDVIITGGENVSSIEVEDTIFSHPAVAEVAVIGVPHEKWGETVKALVVLAEGATAQEADIIAHCKQRIAGYKAPTTVEFRDAIPRTATGKIQKFKLRRPYWSDADRQIN, encoded by the coding sequence ATGCGGACACCGATGACGATCGCGGACTTCCTCGACCGGGCGGAGCTGGGTTTCTCCTCCTGCGCCGGCGTGGTCGACGAACCGCACCAGCCCGGCCCGCCGGTGCCCGTGGCGACTTACGGCCGGCTCGGTGAGCGGGTCCGGGCCTGGCAGGCGGGCCTGGACGCGCTCGGCGTCGGGGAGGGCGCGCGGGTGGCGGTGGTCAGCCACAACTCCGCGCGGCTGCTGGAGCTGTTGTTCGCGGTGCCGATGAGCGGCCGGATCTGTGTGCCGGTCAACTTCCGCCTCAAGCCCGAGGAGGTCGCGTACGTGGTGCGGCAGAGCGGCTCCTCGGTCCTGCTCGTCGATCCGGAGCTCGAGGACGCGCTGTCCGGCGTCAAGGCGGACCACCGTTTCGTCCTCGGGGAGCAGACCGAGACCGAGCTGATGCGGTTCGGCACCGAGCCGCGCCCCTGGTCGGACCCGGACGAGGACGCCACCGCGACGATCAACTACACCTCGGGCACCACGGCCCGCCCCAAGGGGGTGCGGCTGACCCACCGCAACATCTGGGTCAACGGTGTCACCTTCGGGCTGCACACCCGCGCGTGGGAGGGCGACGTGTACCTCCACACGCTGCCGATGTTCCACTGCAACGGCTGGGGCATGCCGTACGTGATGGCCGGGCTCGGCGTCAAACAGGTGGTGCTGCGCAAGGTCGACGGCGCGGAGATCCTGCGCCGCGTCGAGGAGCACGGCGTCACGCTCATGTGCGGTGCCCCCGCCGTGTGGAACGCGGTCCTGGACGCGGCGGCCACCTGGGAAGGCGGCATCCCGGGCCGGGACCGGGTCCGCATCGTGTGCGCGGGCGCCCCGCCGCCGAGCAAGATGATCCAGCGGGTGGAGGAGGAACTGGGCTGGGAGTTCACCCAGATCTACGGTCTGACCGAGACCTCCCCGCTGCTCACCTTCAACCGGACCCGGCCCGCCGACACCCGGCTGCCCGCCGCGGAGCGGGCGCGCAAGCTCTCCCGCGCGGGGCTGCCCGCACTCGGCGTCAAACTCAGGGTCTCCGGGTCCGGCGAGGTGCTGGCCCGCGCCAACGTCGTACTCGACGGCTACTGGGACAAGCCGGAGGAAACCGCGGCGGCTCTGGAGGACGGCTGGTTCCACACCGGTGACGGCGGCGTCATCGACGACGCCGACGGCCACCTGACGATCTCCGACCGGAAGAAGGACGTGATCATCACCGGCGGCGAGAACGTCTCCTCGATCGAGGTCGAGGACACGATCTTCAGCCACCCGGCGGTCGCCGAGGTCGCCGTCATCGGCGTGCCGCACGAGAAGTGGGGCGAGACGGTCAAGGCCCTCGTCGTCCTCGCCGAAGGGGCCACGGCACAGGAGGCCGACATCATCGCCCACTGCAAGCAGCGCATCGCCGGCTACAAGGCGCCGACGACCGTCGAGTTCCGCGACGCCATCCCGCGCACGGCGACCGGGAAGATCCAGAAGTTCAAGCTCCGCCGGCCCTACTGGTCCGATGCGGACCGGCAGATCAACTGA
- a CDS encoding GDP-mannose 4,6-dehydratase, translating into MNAHTTADEQDQQDERDQRPGPSWEGRTVAVTGAAGFFGSRLTRRLLDAGAHVRAFVRYRSDGGIGRLSGFGEHERLEIHRGDLRDEAGLPPLLEGADAVYHLGALVSVPYSRQDPGAYLSVNTLGTCRVLTTAQRMGVGRMIVVSTSEVYGTAQTEQITEDHPLVAQSPYSASKIAVEKVCESFHRAFGAPVVTVRPFNLYGPGQSRRAVIPSLAHQIVHQDVVRVGNTSASRDFNFVQDTVEAMQRIGLAPADRVVGQTFNIGSDVSVSIKEVADLLSELSGRHVVFETDESRLRPHGVEVLRLRADSSRLRGVIGPWPRTPLEEGLREVLDHERRSAASVGSFI; encoded by the coding sequence ATGAACGCACACACCACCGCCGACGAGCAGGACCAGCAGGACGAGCGGGACCAGCGGCCCGGACCGTCGTGGGAGGGGCGGACCGTGGCGGTCACCGGTGCCGCCGGGTTCTTCGGCAGCAGGCTGACGCGCCGCCTGCTGGACGCCGGAGCGCACGTACGCGCCTTTGTACGCTACCGGTCGGACGGCGGGATCGGCCGGCTCTCCGGTTTCGGTGAGCACGAACGGCTGGAGATCCACCGGGGCGACCTGCGCGACGAGGCGGGACTGCCGCCACTCCTGGAGGGCGCGGATGCCGTCTACCACCTCGGCGCGCTGGTCTCGGTGCCGTACAGCCGCCAGGACCCCGGCGCCTACCTGAGCGTCAACACGCTGGGCACCTGCCGTGTGCTGACCACGGCCCAGCGGATGGGAGTCGGCCGCATGATCGTGGTGTCGACCTCGGAGGTCTACGGCACGGCGCAGACCGAGCAGATCACCGAGGACCACCCGCTGGTGGCCCAGTCGCCCTACTCCGCCTCGAAGATCGCCGTCGAGAAGGTCTGCGAGAGCTTCCACCGCGCCTTCGGGGCGCCCGTCGTCACCGTACGGCCCTTCAACCTCTACGGGCCCGGGCAGAGCCGGCGGGCGGTGATCCCCAGCCTCGCCCACCAGATCGTGCACCAGGACGTGGTCCGTGTGGGCAACACCTCGGCCTCACGGGACTTCAACTTCGTCCAGGACACCGTGGAGGCGATGCAGCGCATCGGGCTGGCACCCGCGGACCGGGTGGTCGGACAGACGTTCAACATCGGGTCCGACGTCAGCGTCTCGATCAAAGAGGTCGCCGACCTGCTCAGCGAACTCTCCGGCCGGCACGTGGTGTTCGAGACGGACGAGTCCCGGCTGCGCCCGCACGGTGTAGAGGTGCTCCGCCTCCGGGCGGACAGCAGCCGGCTGCGCGGCGTCATCGGCCCCTGGCCCCGTACCCCGCTGGAGGAGGGACTGCGCGAGGTGCTCGACCACGAACGCCGCTCGGCCGCCTCGGTCGGCAGCTTCATATGA
- a CDS encoding polysaccharide deacetylase family protein has protein sequence MWIAALAWDARGYEVVCVHTGGGGLTPWRVGAGQVDRLIARLKDLAASGGEEVAAVVESTNGLLDGPLLAAGLPVFRADPWLLPRRPHDASVGAGDLARHALASQDALVRLTTRTGTLAGRAGEMERHIEECAPAERELARRGLYVRRGPASAPKVALTFDDGPCPPYTGEILDVLRVHQVPATFFCVGLHADAHPEVLERIAAQGHHIGNHTWSHPYLPDLTRAELDFQIDATNRAVRRVTGTEPRLLRPPYGSRTPEVLRWLADRGMTTVLWDNDPCDWAVPGAEAIAGAVVEQTRNGSIVLMHDGGGDRSQTVAALPGIIGQLAARGHEFVTADEIATSL, from the coding sequence ATGTGGATCGCTGCCCTCGCATGGGACGCGCGCGGCTACGAGGTGGTCTGCGTACACACCGGCGGAGGCGGCCTTACGCCGTGGCGCGTCGGCGCGGGCCAGGTCGACCGGCTCATCGCCCGGCTGAAGGACCTCGCGGCGTCCGGCGGGGAGGAGGTCGCCGCCGTCGTGGAGAGCACCAACGGTCTGCTCGACGGGCCGCTGCTGGCCGCCGGGCTGCCGGTCTTCCGGGCCGACCCGTGGCTGCTGCCGCGCCGGCCGCACGATGCGTCGGTCGGCGCGGGCGACCTCGCACGGCACGCGCTCGCCTCCCAGGACGCCCTGGTACGGCTCACCACACGGACCGGGACGCTGGCCGGGCGGGCCGGGGAAATGGAGCGGCACATCGAGGAGTGCGCTCCGGCCGAGCGCGAACTGGCCCGCAGGGGCCTGTACGTCCGACGCGGCCCGGCCTCGGCCCCCAAGGTGGCGCTGACCTTCGACGACGGGCCCTGCCCGCCGTACACCGGGGAAATCCTGGACGTGCTGCGGGTCCATCAGGTGCCGGCGACCTTCTTCTGCGTGGGGCTGCACGCCGACGCCCACCCGGAAGTCCTGGAACGCATCGCGGCCCAGGGGCACCACATCGGGAACCACACCTGGTCCCACCCCTACCTTCCCGATCTCACGCGCGCCGAGCTCGACTTCCAGATCGACGCCACGAACCGGGCCGTGCGCCGGGTCACCGGCACCGAGCCCCGTCTGCTGCGCCCGCCGTACGGGTCACGTACCCCAGAGGTGCTGCGGTGGCTCGCGGACCGGGGGATGACCACGGTGCTGTGGGACAACGACCCCTGCGACTGGGCCGTGCCCGGCGCCGAGGCCATCGCCGGGGCCGTCGTCGAGCAGACCCGCAACGGCTCGATCGTGCTGATGCACGACGGTGGCGGCGACCGGTCGCAGACCGTCGCGGCCCTTCCCGGGATCATCGGGCAACTCGCCGCCCGCGGTCATGAATTCGTCACGGCCGATGAGATCGCCACATCCCTGTGA
- the dmpI gene encoding 4-oxalocrotonate tautomerase DmpI, with the protein MPVVTVQQGPRSVELKRELVKQITDAFVDAYHIPAETVQVWIQEVPTDSWGTAGKLTADK; encoded by the coding sequence ATGCCCGTCGTCACCGTCCAGCAGGGTCCGCGCAGCGTCGAGCTCAAGCGGGAGCTGGTCAAGCAGATCACCGACGCGTTCGTGGACGCGTACCACATCCCGGCCGAGACCGTGCAGGTGTGGATCCAGGAGGTGCCCACCGATAGCTGGGGCACGGCGGGCAAGCTGACCGCCGACAAGTAG
- a CDS encoding sugar phosphate nucleotidyltransferase, whose protein sequence is MQFDCAGVIVAGGYGKRLAPITNVLPKVLVPVGDRAMLDVLVGQLAGLGITRTHLLLGHQADLVRAYADGRPQLTEQMRLCFHTDTGDLGTAGPLSRIRTGPGTLLVMNGDVLTTADLRELIHRHHDEGNDFTVATTDYPVTVPYGVLHSDDRSRLVTVDEKPSLEFRVSAGIYVLGSRARAQVPGEGPDDMPDLIRRCMKAGLKVGTHRLLGGAWFDLGTEDGYRRCLQYGATPAGPTTAPPAGPSAPPARHSREQVRP, encoded by the coding sequence ATGCAGTTCGACTGCGCGGGTGTGATTGTTGCCGGAGGATATGGGAAGCGGCTCGCACCCATCACGAATGTGCTGCCCAAGGTACTGGTGCCGGTCGGCGACCGGGCCATGCTGGACGTCCTCGTCGGTCAGCTCGCCGGCCTGGGAATCACCCGGACCCATCTGCTGCTCGGGCACCAGGCGGATCTCGTACGGGCTTATGCGGACGGCCGCCCGCAGCTCACCGAGCAGATGAGGCTGTGCTTCCACACGGACACCGGTGACCTGGGAACGGCGGGCCCCCTCAGCCGTATCCGCACGGGACCGGGAACCCTGCTCGTGATGAACGGGGACGTGCTCACCACGGCCGATCTCAGAGAACTCATCCACAGGCACCACGACGAAGGCAACGATTTCACGGTTGCCACCACCGATTACCCGGTCACCGTCCCCTACGGGGTGCTGCACAGCGACGACCGCTCCCGCCTGGTCACCGTCGACGAGAAGCCGTCGCTGGAATTCCGGGTCAGTGCCGGTATTTACGTCTTGGGATCCAGGGCGCGCGCCCAAGTCCCGGGAGAGGGGCCCGACGACATGCCCGACCTCATCCGGCGCTGCATGAAAGCGGGCCTGAAAGTCGGCACGCACCGGCTGCTCGGCGGCGCGTGGTTCGACCTCGGCACGGAAGACGGCTACCGCCGCTGTCTGCAATACGGCGCCACGCCCGCCGGCCCGACCACCGCACCACCCGCCGGCCCGTCCGCTCCACCCGCCCGACACTCAAGAGAACAGGTACGTCCATGA
- a CDS encoding protein-arginine deiminase domain-containing protein has protein sequence MKSATKASYERGRRPRRTTVPAVTLPAVICAAAVAGTLLVPVPARADAPPAPVLRAPQGTVVLPNLDDDARRCRLLPGDLDRLEVAVDERLAACHDAADEVVNGPGDLKDLTPVRVAAMRVGREASGRVFVPAAQRPYVRVFVERGGRWVSLGSDGRLGGAELRHGARLAVEGRDIVRDPRRWDGRLTLSLSVTDRGRTSGTELALRIAPVLLQNDLQRAQHVFAAAPGPGTGQPAEVPASHRRPGQWRQFADSLRTATRAAGLGEGRLRFQRGTAQWWRDIWRQDIAEPAYVSRPTPDGPQTLRILLRSPNYWKSADGKSASLRRAGRLLFRDLRGPDVGIVQQYTTRRGPGVDELLNFTGNIESLPPYKGFPQGRIVYGSTPQRRPDPSFVRMLRAQGKQPPVVLDTSWLVVGHADETVHVVRADNARGWTLAVSDPRLAIGLLKRARDAGQGGQRLFAGTVAEHKPTVEEFLRQDAATGDSADAARHIDGQLKVLLRATGLKATEIVRLPTLYVRLDPGGGLPRRHLAFSPALVNGLSLTSRDFAAPDPHGPRLAGRDLFREEAERQLTANGVRVHWVENFSWAHLGGGEVHCATNALREIP, from the coding sequence ATGAAATCCGCGACGAAGGCTTCGTACGAGCGGGGACGCCGCCCACGGCGCACCACCGTTCCCGCCGTGACCCTCCCCGCCGTGATCTGCGCCGCCGCCGTGGCCGGCACGCTGCTGGTCCCGGTCCCGGCGCGGGCCGACGCCCCGCCCGCGCCCGTCCTGCGGGCGCCGCAGGGCACGGTCGTGCTGCCCAACCTGGACGACGACGCGCGGCGCTGCCGGCTGCTCCCCGGCGACCTCGACCGGCTGGAGGTGGCCGTGGACGAGCGGCTGGCCGCCTGCCACGACGCCGCCGACGAGGTCGTCAACGGCCCCGGCGACCTCAAGGACCTCACTCCGGTGCGGGTGGCGGCGATGCGGGTGGGCCGTGAGGCGTCCGGCCGCGTCTTCGTCCCCGCCGCGCAGCGCCCGTACGTACGGGTCTTCGTCGAACGCGGGGGGCGGTGGGTCTCGCTGGGGAGCGACGGGCGGCTCGGCGGCGCGGAGCTGCGGCACGGGGCGCGGCTGGCCGTCGAAGGGCGCGACATCGTGCGCGACCCACGGCGCTGGGACGGCCGGCTGACGCTCTCGCTGTCCGTGACGGACCGGGGCCGCACCAGTGGTACGGAGCTGGCGCTGCGTATCGCGCCCGTCCTGCTCCAGAACGATCTGCAACGGGCACAGCACGTCTTCGCCGCCGCTCCCGGCCCCGGGACGGGCCAGCCGGCCGAGGTTCCCGCCTCCCATCGCCGGCCCGGCCAGTGGCGGCAGTTCGCCGACTCGCTGCGCACAGCGACCCGGGCGGCCGGGCTCGGGGAGGGCCGGCTGCGCTTCCAGCGCGGCACCGCGCAGTGGTGGCGGGACATCTGGCGGCAGGACATCGCCGAGCCCGCGTACGTCAGCAGGCCGACCCCCGACGGCCCGCAGACCCTGCGCATCCTGTTGCGCTCCCCCAACTACTGGAAGTCCGCCGACGGGAAGTCCGCCAGCCTGCGCCGGGCGGGACGGCTGCTCTTCCGCGACCTGCGCGGCCCGGACGTGGGCATCGTCCAGCAGTACACGACCCGGCGCGGGCCCGGTGTGGACGAGCTGCTGAACTTCACCGGTAACATCGAGTCGCTGCCGCCGTACAAGGGATTCCCGCAGGGCCGGATCGTCTACGGCAGCACCCCGCAGCGCCGCCCCGACCCCTCCTTCGTCCGGATGCTGCGCGCCCAGGGCAAGCAGCCGCCGGTGGTGCTCGACACGTCCTGGCTGGTGGTCGGGCACGCGGACGAGACGGTACATGTCGTACGGGCCGACAACGCGCGCGGCTGGACGCTGGCCGTCTCCGACCCCCGGCTGGCGATCGGCCTGCTCAAGCGGGCCCGGGACGCGGGCCAGGGCGGACAGCGGCTGTTCGCCGGCACGGTGGCCGAGCACAAGCCGACCGTCGAGGAGTTCTTGCGCCAGGACGCCGCCACCGGCGACAGCGCGGACGCCGCCCGGCACATCGACGGCCAACTGAAGGTGCTGCTGCGTGCCACCGGTCTGAAGGCGACGGAGATCGTACGGCTGCCGACGCTGTATGTGCGGCTCGACCCGGGCGGCGGCCTCCCGCGCCGCCATCTGGCCTTCTCCCCCGCCCTCGTCAACGGACTCTCGCTGACGTCCCGCGACTTCGCCGCCCCCGACCCGCACGGCCCGCGACTGGCCGGCCGCGACCTGTTCCGGGAAGAGGCCGAACGCCAACTGACCGCGAACGGCGTACGGGTGCACTGGGTGGAGAACTTCTCCTGGGCCCACCTGGGCGGCGGCGAGGTGCACTGCGCGACCAACGCACTGCGCGAGATCCCGTGA
- a CDS encoding PRC-barrel domain-containing protein, producing MSDIWGYPAAAGHTAGMDLTGFKVEATDGSIGKVDKHSDDVGSAYIVVDTGPWIFGKQVLLPAGTISSVDAAEQTIYVSRTKEEIKNSPEFDKEKHLGDPDYHQSIGTYYRSPHN from the coding sequence GTGAGCGACATTTGGGGCTACCCGGCCGCCGCCGGCCACACCGCCGGCATGGACCTGACCGGCTTCAAGGTCGAGGCCACCGACGGCAGCATCGGCAAGGTGGACAAGCACTCCGATGACGTGGGTTCCGCGTACATCGTGGTCGACACCGGCCCGTGGATCTTCGGCAAGCAGGTGCTGCTGCCGGCCGGCACCATCTCCTCGGTGGACGCCGCCGAGCAGACGATCTATGTGTCCCGCACCAAGGAAGAGATCAAGAACTCCCCGGAGTTCGACAAGGAAAAGCACCTCGGTGACCCGGACTACCACCAGAGCATCGGCACGTACTACCGGTCACCGCACAACTGA
- a CDS encoding GNAT family N-acetyltransferase produces the protein MTQDIRVIPEAHVDRALDLADLAFHEKTGDSTRKRHRDILLECERVGAYDGDVLVGQIAAHRLHMSVPGGELPTAGLDFVSVAPTHRRRGVLTAMMDELWRRCAAAGQPLACLWASEAAIYGRFGFGPATEACTVEIDSSRPLALRITPDDRPLRLVDPADAPALIGPVYEAGRARRAGQLARDEARWHNGTLFVPEDDDDDDGPVRVVVLGEAREAPAGYAVYRTKGEDEEAGVAGIPGRVSVDELEAVDAPAAAALWSYLASIDLTKRVRSWIRPCDDPLLHFAADRDQVRVTGRFPAQWLRLVDVRAALTARSWAAPVDLVLDVRDDALPANAGRFRLTAGPDGAAYEAVTAPGTAADLSLDVRELAACYLGGTPLRHLVTAGLVTEHTPGAVRRLDAALATEYEPFAGENY, from the coding sequence GTGACTCAGGACATCCGGGTGATCCCCGAAGCCCACGTCGACCGTGCCCTGGACCTCGCCGATCTCGCCTTCCACGAGAAGACGGGGGACAGCACCCGCAAGCGTCACCGTGACATCCTGCTGGAGTGCGAGCGCGTCGGCGCGTACGACGGTGACGTGCTCGTCGGACAGATCGCCGCCCACCGGCTCCACATGTCCGTCCCCGGCGGCGAACTGCCCACCGCCGGGCTCGACTTCGTCTCGGTCGCGCCCACCCACCGCCGGCGGGGCGTGCTGACCGCCATGATGGACGAGCTGTGGCGCCGGTGCGCCGCGGCCGGGCAGCCGCTGGCCTGCCTGTGGGCGTCCGAGGCCGCCATCTACGGCCGGTTCGGGTTCGGGCCCGCCACCGAGGCGTGCACCGTCGAGATCGACTCCTCGCGCCCGCTGGCGCTGCGCATCACCCCCGACGACCGGCCGCTGCGGCTGGTCGACCCGGCGGACGCGCCCGCCCTGATCGGCCCGGTGTACGAGGCGGGCCGGGCCAGGCGGGCCGGTCAACTGGCCCGCGACGAGGCACGGTGGCACAACGGGACGCTGTTCGTCCCGGAGGACGACGATGACGACGACGGACCGGTGCGTGTGGTCGTCCTCGGGGAGGCGCGCGAGGCGCCGGCCGGGTACGCGGTCTACCGCACCAAGGGCGAGGACGAGGAGGCCGGAGTCGCCGGCATCCCCGGCCGGGTGAGCGTGGACGAACTGGAGGCGGTCGACGCCCCGGCCGCCGCGGCCCTGTGGTCCTACCTCGCCTCCATCGACCTCACGAAGAGGGTACGGTCCTGGATCCGCCCGTGCGACGATCCGCTGCTGCACTTCGCCGCCGACCGCGACCAGGTGCGCGTCACCGGCCGTTTCCCTGCGCAGTGGCTGCGCCTGGTGGATGTCCGCGCCGCCTTGACGGCCCGTTCCTGGGCGGCGCCCGTCGACCTGGTCCTGGACGTACGGGATGACGCGCTGCCCGCCAACGCCGGCCGCTTCCGGCTGACGGCCGGACCGGACGGCGCCGCGTACGAAGCGGTGACCGCCCCCGGCACGGCGGCCGACCTCTCCTTGGACGTACGGGAGCTGGCGGCCTGCTACCTGGGCGGCACCCCGCTGCGCCATCTGGTGACGGCCGGGCTGGTCACCGAGCACACCCCGGGAGCGGTCCGGCGCCTGGACGCCGCCCTGGCGACCGAGTACGAGCCCTTCGCCGGAGAGAATTACTGA
- a CDS encoding LysR family transcriptional regulator, whose protein sequence is MELRQVRYFVMVAQELHFGRAAERLHIVQSAVSQQVRRLERELGTDLLDRSARQVRLTAAGARFLPEARALLAAEARARAVVAELTAAQGSTLRLGTSTGLGTHLDRVLDALAASAPGLGVELVSAPTGQRLAAVAAGDLDAAFVRGRAPDGRGEGLRFHPLWQDPLVAVVPAAHPLAAVTGGLHLTDLADVPLRLTARRNHPALVDLVVTACHDAGFEPVPRASSGSLQDNLAAIGAGGRTDPTWTVVYASHARQLHAPRVAFQPFRTPGLELTTCLAVRRAAPPACLDALLAACAAPPPDNDRDR, encoded by the coding sequence GTGGAGCTGCGCCAGGTGCGGTACTTCGTCATGGTCGCGCAGGAGCTGCACTTCGGACGGGCCGCCGAGCGGCTGCACATCGTGCAGTCGGCGGTCAGCCAGCAGGTACGGCGGCTGGAACGGGAGCTGGGGACCGACCTCCTGGACCGGTCCGCCCGGCAGGTGCGGCTGACGGCCGCGGGCGCGCGCTTCCTGCCCGAGGCGCGGGCGCTGCTGGCCGCCGAGGCCCGCGCCCGCGCCGTCGTGGCGGAACTGACGGCCGCACAGGGCAGCACCCTGCGGCTGGGCACCAGCACCGGCCTGGGAACGCACCTGGACCGGGTGCTGGACGCCCTTGCCGCCTCCGCTCCCGGCCTCGGCGTGGAACTGGTCTCCGCGCCGACCGGGCAGCGGCTGGCGGCGGTGGCCGCCGGTGACCTGGACGCGGCATTCGTGCGGGGCCGGGCGCCGGACGGCCGGGGGGAGGGGCTGCGCTTCCACCCGCTGTGGCAGGACCCGCTGGTCGCCGTCGTGCCGGCCGCCCACCCCCTGGCCGCGGTCACGGGGGGCCTGCACCTGACCGACCTGGCGGACGTACCGCTGCGGCTGACCGCCCGCCGCAACCATCCCGCCCTGGTCGACCTGGTGGTCACCGCCTGCCACGACGCCGGCTTCGAGCCCGTGCCCAGGGCCTCCTCCGGTTCGCTCCAGGACAATCTCGCCGCGATCGGCGCCGGCGGCCGTACCGACCCGACCTGGACGGTCGTCTATGCCTCGCACGCCCGGCAGCTCCACGCGCCCCGGGTGGCCTTCCAGCCCTTCCGCACGCCCGGCCTGGAACTGACCACCTGCCTGGCCGTACGCCGGGCCGCCCCGCCCGCCTGCCTGGACGCGCTGCTCGCGGCCTGCGCCGCCCCGCCCCCGGACAACGATCGCGATCGGTGA
- a CDS encoding helix-turn-helix transcriptional regulator, producing MRDEDGPGGSVEVRAALSRLRRGSGLPVAFGGLSAGTGRYRISELSGTATAVLRGLSIHHGTGLGGKAAALTRPFAVTDYHSSAVISHEYDAAVTAEGLRSVLAVPVVVRRRVRGILYGALRRPLQLGDRALTAAMEAARELEQALLLQDEAQRLLSVARQPTAADPAMWEEVREAHGDLRALARRITDPLLRQEVLAVCGRIAAATTPGRAGTGVRDGAGVRDGVGVGVRDGAGLYGSAGLRGGAAVQGGRLSPREVDVLACVASGATNAEVAERLGLRPETVKSYLRSAMRKLGARTRLQAVVAARRTGLLP from the coding sequence GTGCGGGACGAGGACGGGCCGGGCGGCTCGGTGGAGGTACGGGCGGCCCTGTCGCGGCTGCGCCGGGGCAGCGGGCTGCCGGTGGCGTTCGGCGGTCTGTCGGCCGGTACGGGGCGCTATCGCATCAGCGAGCTGTCCGGTACGGCCACGGCCGTGCTGCGGGGCCTGAGCATTCATCACGGCACCGGGCTGGGCGGCAAGGCCGCCGCGCTGACCCGGCCGTTCGCGGTCACCGACTACCACTCCTCCGCCGTGATCAGCCACGAGTACGACGCGGCGGTGACGGCCGAGGGGCTGCGGTCGGTGCTCGCGGTGCCCGTGGTCGTACGCCGCCGGGTGCGCGGAATCCTGTACGGGGCGCTGCGCCGGCCGCTGCAGCTCGGCGACCGGGCGCTGACGGCCGCGATGGAGGCGGCCCGTGAACTCGAACAGGCGCTGCTGCTCCAGGACGAGGCGCAGCGGCTGCTGTCGGTCGCCCGGCAGCCGACCGCCGCGGACCCGGCGATGTGGGAGGAGGTCCGCGAGGCACACGGTGACCTGCGGGCGCTCGCCCGGCGGATCACCGACCCGCTGCTGCGCCAGGAGGTGCTGGCGGTGTGCGGCCGAATCGCGGCGGCCACCACGCCGGGCCGCGCGGGCACCGGCGTACGGGACGGTGCCGGCGTACGGGACGGCGTCGGCGTCGGCGTACGGGACGGTGCCGGCCTGTACGGCAGCGCCGGCCTGCGGGGCGGTGCTGCCGTACAGGGCGGGCGGCTGTCCCCGCGCGAGGTGGACGTCCTGGCGTGCGTGGCGTCCGGTGCGACCAACGCGGAAGTGGCCGAGCGGCTGGGCCTGCGGCCGGAGACGGTCAAGAGCTATCTGCGCTCGGCCATGCGCAAGCTCGGCGCCCGTACCAGGCTCCAGGCGGTGGTGGCGGCCCGCCGGACGGGCCTGCTGCCGTAA